A single window of Sporosarcina sp. Marseille-Q4943 DNA harbors:
- a CDS encoding ABC transporter ATP-binding protein yields MLQLQNIGKQYDHKVVLDDINVEIKAGEIVSLLGPSGSGKTTLLNIILGLTTMDRGKIIFNDMDLTNVPMKRRGFNIVFQDYALFPNLNAYDNIVYGLRNKKGVVSEKELQDYIEFLGLKPHLSKKIGELSGGQKQRVALARTLVTKPKILLLDEPLSALDGVIKESIKQRIQSIAKEFKLTTIIVTHDPEEALTLSDKILIINEGTIAQFGTPHEIINKPNNDFVEKFILKQLQIKRQNIYNLFGEKYA; encoded by the coding sequence TTGCTGCAATTACAAAACATAGGCAAACAATACGATCATAAAGTCGTTTTAGATGATATTAATGTTGAGATTAAAGCAGGGGAGATTGTGTCTCTCTTAGGTCCAAGCGGGAGTGGTAAAACGACTTTATTGAATATCATTCTAGGATTAACAACTATGGATCGCGGAAAAATCATCTTTAACGATATGGATCTGACGAATGTACCGATGAAGCGTCGCGGATTTAATATCGTATTCCAAGATTATGCGCTATTTCCTAATTTGAATGCTTACGACAATATTGTGTACGGATTAAGAAACAAGAAGGGAGTAGTGTCTGAGAAGGAGCTTCAAGACTATATTGAGTTCTTGGGGCTGAAACCTCATTTATCAAAGAAGATCGGTGAATTATCGGGCGGTCAGAAACAGAGGGTAGCTCTTGCGAGAACATTAGTTACAAAACCGAAGATCTTATTATTGGACGAGCCGCTGAGCGCATTGGATGGTGTCATTAAGGAATCTATAAAACAGCGCATTCAATCGATTGCAAAAGAATTTAAACTGACGACGATTATTGTGACGCATGACCCGGAAGAGGCACTAACATTGTCCGATAAAATATTGATCATTAATGAGGGGACGATTGCTCAATTTGGTACACCACATGAAATCATCAATAAGCCAAATAATGATTTCGTTGAAAAATTCATTTTGAAGCAATTGCAGATTAAGAGACAAAATATATATAACTTATTCGGTGAGAAATATGCCTAA